Proteins encoded in a region of the Altererythrobacter ishigakiensis genome:
- a CDS encoding serine protease, whose amino-acid sequence MGQLKLRTGYHAFSGAVLAAAMMMPTVALADHHQDEEVSMADDRQSDEEATEASEVWSDPRAEEGQIATRIVNGIEAPPGLLTWQVSLFSAAFGHYCGGTKVSDEWVITAAHCITPQDKRSPQFWVMHGTNSLLDGGVVYEVEKAIPHPQYSYNGNMHDIALIKIVPGTAVPRSAAERSNRAMGEKTISLATEADEGNRTVYPERVTISGFGRTREGGRISAKLMMAEVPLISNADCNAPSVYNGRIASSMLCAGQLQPDSQGDIVDSCQGDSGGPLVSGVRGNPKLVGVVSWGRGCARPNSPGVYTRVASYYPWIMETMRQEQQTAPQGQ is encoded by the coding sequence ATGGGGCAATTGAAACTACGGACGGGCTATCATGCATTCTCAGGCGCGGTGCTCGCTGCAGCTATGATGATGCCGACTGTCGCGCTGGCCGATCATCATCAAGATGAAGAGGTCTCGATGGCTGATGACCGTCAATCAGATGAAGAGGCGACAGAAGCGAGCGAGGTTTGGTCTGATCCGCGTGCGGAAGAGGGACAGATCGCAACTAGAATCGTGAACGGTATTGAAGCGCCTCCTGGTCTGTTGACCTGGCAAGTCTCACTTTTTTCAGCGGCATTCGGTCATTACTGCGGTGGAACAAAGGTCAGCGACGAATGGGTTATTACCGCAGCACATTGCATCACCCCTCAGGACAAGCGCTCGCCACAATTCTGGGTAATGCATGGGACGAATTCACTCCTGGACGGCGGCGTCGTCTACGAAGTCGAAAAAGCCATTCCTCACCCGCAATATAGCTACAATGGCAACATGCATGATATTGCGCTGATCAAGATCGTACCGGGCACTGCCGTGCCGCGCTCAGCCGCAGAACGTAGCAATCGGGCGATGGGGGAAAAAACCATTTCACTGGCAACCGAAGCAGACGAAGGCAACAGAACTGTCTATCCGGAGAGAGTGACCATCAGTGGCTTCGGCCGGACCAGAGAAGGCGGAAGAATTTCTGCAAAACTGATGATGGCAGAAGTGCCGCTGATTTCGAACGCGGATTGCAACGCACCTAGCGTCTACAATGGCCGTATTGCGTCGAGCATGTTGTGCGCCGGGCAACTGCAGCCTGATAGCCAAGGCGACATCGTCGACTCATGCCAGGGCGACAGCGGAGGGCCGCTTGTCTCAGGTGTGAGAGGAAATCCAAAGCTTGTTGGCGTAGTCAGCTGGGGCCGCGGCTGTGCACGTCCTAACAGCCCGGGGGTCTACACTCGCGTAGCGTCATATTACCCTTGGATCATGGAAACCATGCGCCAGGAACAGCAAACTGCACCTCAGGGGCAGTGA
- a CDS encoding caspase family protein, with protein MLGKIFVAASLLFALLPTAVTAQEKMALLIGNSNYEQHPDGYSWSALPNPVNDVEVVGEALEAIDFTVTVVSNGTKAEMSEALDRFSAESADAEVVIFYFAGHGFEYDRRNFLVPIDAPIKVGEHELEEEFVDFEKLASRLSHAGTMLFILDACRTGSDFVGPGQGVEDFQPTSRSAPTPIVMTRATTLGGGQPIQPASAGVNDYDFPPGANVAVLFSTGRGVPAYDAAPPPTHLSPFALEVSRFIGLPKIEVSSTFNAIRQGVYDRTKVFSPPQAPYTYNSLPPRVYLSENDARNRNIDLEQTEGLNVTLEEMARTDENILILRVLAEHTVEEIQWLADNNDPVATYFLGYMQEFGIGVPRDLEKARATLEKAAAYETPYGELELAYFLHHNGKNAADRQRAVSLYESAAGRDFAKARAHYARVLMAGVLVEQSPENYLAGLEQLKQATESKYPYAFYALALADGAENQAKWIGSLEALRQDGDVDADHWLCVFNVQKTNYDIALPLCENAAEAGYADAQAYLARANHEGWVSEPSPRLAKHWMRQAISSPDLPAGLCAQLLTMQMELGDVGFETPCSRSS; from the coding sequence ATGCTCGGCAAGATTTTTGTTGCCGCAAGTTTGCTTTTTGCACTGTTACCGACCGCTGTGACCGCGCAGGAAAAAATGGCGCTGCTCATAGGCAACTCCAACTATGAGCAGCACCCTGATGGATACAGTTGGAGCGCCCTTCCGAATCCTGTGAATGATGTTGAGGTTGTTGGGGAAGCGTTAGAGGCCATCGACTTTACAGTCACTGTGGTATCGAACGGGACAAAGGCAGAGATGTCTGAAGCGCTGGATCGATTTAGTGCCGAAAGTGCCGATGCCGAAGTGGTTATTTTCTATTTTGCCGGTCATGGATTTGAATATGATCGGCGAAACTTTCTGGTCCCGATCGATGCGCCAATAAAGGTCGGTGAGCACGAACTAGAAGAAGAATTCGTCGACTTTGAAAAGCTTGCTTCGCGCCTCTCGCATGCAGGCACAATGCTTTTCATTCTTGATGCTTGCCGGACAGGCAGCGACTTCGTGGGTCCTGGTCAAGGGGTAGAGGATTTCCAGCCCACATCCCGCAGCGCACCAACACCGATTGTTATGACGCGAGCCACAACTCTGGGTGGAGGCCAGCCTATTCAGCCCGCTTCGGCAGGAGTTAATGACTACGACTTTCCTCCCGGAGCCAATGTTGCGGTTCTCTTTTCCACTGGGCGCGGAGTTCCTGCCTATGACGCCGCACCTCCGCCAACCCATCTCAGTCCGTTTGCGCTGGAGGTTTCTCGTTTTATTGGCCTTCCCAAGATCGAAGTCAGCAGCACTTTCAACGCAATCCGGCAAGGTGTGTATGACCGGACCAAAGTGTTTTCGCCGCCTCAGGCGCCCTATACTTACAACTCGCTCCCCCCCCGGGTCTATCTGAGCGAAAACGATGCCCGAAACCGCAATATCGATCTTGAGCAGACGGAAGGATTGAACGTCACGCTTGAGGAAATGGCGAGAACTGACGAGAATATCCTGATCTTGCGGGTTCTGGCTGAACATACAGTCGAGGAAATTCAGTGGTTGGCGGACAATAACGATCCAGTTGCCACCTATTTCTTGGGCTATATGCAGGAATTTGGCATCGGGGTGCCGCGCGATCTGGAAAAAGCCCGCGCCACACTGGAAAAGGCGGCTGCGTACGAGACACCCTATGGTGAGCTTGAACTAGCCTACTTCCTCCATCACAACGGCAAGAACGCAGCAGATCGGCAACGCGCAGTCAGTCTGTATGAATCGGCTGCAGGCAGGGACTTCGCCAAGGCGCGAGCCCACTATGCGCGGGTCTTGATGGCTGGTGTTCTTGTTGAACAATCGCCAGAGAACTACCTCGCGGGTCTGGAACAGCTCAAGCAAGCGACCGAGAGCAAGTATCCATATGCATTCTATGCTCTTGCTCTTGCTGATGGCGCGGAGAACCAGGCCAAATGGATTGGCAGCCTAGAAGCGTTGCGCCAAGACGGCGATGTCGATGCAGATCATTGGTTATGCGTCTTCAATGTTCAGAAAACTAATTATGACATCGCCTTACCGCTTTGCGAAAACGCGGCAGAGGCCGGGTATGCGGATGCGCAGGCCTATCTTGCCCGCGCAAACCATGAGGGGTGGGTTTCAGAACCATCTCCACGATTGGCAAAGCACTGGATGAGGCAGGCCATTTCCAGCCCCGACTTGCCAGCCGGCCTATGCGCGCAATTGCTGACTATGCAGATGGAACTCGGCGATGTTGGCTTTGAGACGCCTTGCTCGCGTAGTAGCTGA
- a CDS encoding caspase family protein has translation MELYEKYSPELVETGKGWKLPYARGVVEQSNGNLDVAIELFEESLANGADEFSVVERLANARRAKVSPALLQKDRVAQRRIIAPIVNYLNAHPNDGDPYDYLAKFVRQMGARGQDAELYMQGFRAEPRPEFVKDARITTLEPSRLRPFLQLAQEVLPDDPYVSAQIARYEMAYELDIETGRRIYEDALPRLASDRIRREIAQDYAFLLEAYAWDWDRAFELRQAYGADQDDVARGLMRNRFRAGDLDSAQRYLETSDEAGTANETFLEAYRGRIARSLENRDALQETSKFLDFLDLWSGAAVPRTGAAEKAVEFASGSAELSSSAKSNIAEMARKLGRGGNGFEVVEVAGFASPEEPNSDALALSRAESVRAALIERSGLPADRFTVVASAAPTIAVGTDNQGKVTVTPLFAFGNPEVIAPIGRSDTTLGLSPNGRFALVGQSPRIFDLATGRVRAQLGRGIYPRFSPNGRLIAMKSAWEETGGHVSRGLYIYDSVTGLRVHSIELDTQNIDSGSYAWSPDSTALVFVDDGGAIMRYDLATRKLSWVTRAFESYISARVGWSPDGKTIAVGYSKADYVALLDGETGALLNQLKGGSWVRAMAWSPDGKYVYSADDQYILYRWDVATGNRVQMRLPLHPNRTLEIDPSGKFAFLHVGSRSSETEDTLQLLKIDLQAMEIADSLPLDRQSFAFSHDGKHVLLGRDEIELWQADKLELAQSMPLPSTGLDFSIAPDGCACIATKDADGVHVWDASTGRKRHRFAELAESLVANPSDGSMIGLVEERLIRFDLTDFTTEDLGPAFQGLGTPQLVRVDGDILAIGGIRGEGIDEAVVEVKNLRNTRLVKRITFPVVTEARRFGGTYRAKIVDLDLDNERRQVVAVTRWREHIKYADRTAQEARVFDIDDGSLAFSMRPNREIDSARFANRDGKDGFIISRGPFANFYDAAGQYVSRFDRGENKQRFSRNGQEFTLVRVGTGTLEVDWLSDKKPPIRVDVGDNLLDYHAIPDLNLLVSTRKDNSFTFHDLQTGELALTIAALRGSEWLAYSPSGLYAASLEGAKSASLSFGSLVRPLEAYNRSLESREFVAEKLASVRSGETGNFIAAAEVRARSSAYTAPFILSAASAIPPRVSSETIKLAYKLDIAEEGEAEPVIEFWINGRVLPPENVAGKVGPDGTFNRSFQLAPGNNTILAQILYRGARFEPVSVSVTYQADQASMARRAAEKPKLFFLGVGISDYLEDEADLNFADKDVTEVAKMLERQEGLVFSEVRQLILTNADAKKDDIEERGIYEFLDYASPNDVIIIYLAGHGAQHRNGELFLMTHESDFDRPFTGFKMSIFADYLRRRPQSQKAILFMDMCRSGTLQFINQGARTTTLGGASQVTAEDVAVQLDGSGTIVFSASTGAAPAYEAPDYGNGGHGAFTAAVLEALEGRADGLAGGRNAQANGFVDVKELENYVVSRVPELTGAKNQQPKILAAVNVDPYALTAAE, from the coding sequence TTGGAACTCTACGAAAAATATTCTCCGGAATTAGTGGAAACAGGCAAAGGATGGAAATTACCATACGCCCGTGGTGTTGTGGAACAATCCAACGGAAATCTAGATGTTGCCATCGAGCTATTCGAGGAGTCGTTAGCAAACGGAGCGGATGAATTTAGCGTCGTTGAACGGCTCGCTAATGCACGACGTGCCAAGGTTTCACCTGCTTTGTTGCAGAAAGACAGAGTAGCTCAAAGGCGGATAATCGCTCCAATCGTCAATTATCTCAATGCTCACCCTAATGATGGCGATCCGTATGATTATTTAGCGAAATTTGTGCGGCAAATGGGCGCGCGGGGACAAGACGCCGAGCTCTACATGCAAGGCTTTCGCGCTGAGCCCCGGCCCGAATTTGTGAAGGACGCGCGCATCACCACTCTTGAGCCGAGCCGGCTACGGCCGTTTCTGCAGCTAGCACAGGAAGTATTGCCTGATGACCCTTATGTGTCGGCTCAAATTGCGCGCTATGAAATGGCTTACGAGCTCGACATAGAGACGGGCCGCCGGATCTATGAAGATGCTCTTCCGCGATTGGCTTCAGACAGGATACGTCGTGAAATCGCGCAAGACTACGCGTTTTTGCTGGAAGCTTATGCCTGGGATTGGGACCGGGCATTTGAATTGCGTCAGGCATATGGAGCAGATCAGGATGACGTGGCGCGCGGGTTGATGCGCAACAGGTTCCGCGCTGGTGACCTCGACTCCGCGCAAAGATATCTTGAAACTTCAGATGAAGCCGGCACCGCCAATGAAACATTTCTTGAGGCGTATCGTGGCAGAATTGCGCGATCCCTTGAGAATAGAGATGCGCTTCAGGAAACCTCTAAATTCCTTGATTTTCTTGATCTGTGGAGCGGAGCTGCAGTACCCAGAACTGGCGCGGCTGAAAAAGCCGTAGAGTTTGCTTCGGGTTCCGCCGAGCTATCATCATCGGCAAAATCCAATATCGCGGAAATGGCCAGAAAATTGGGCCGAGGCGGCAATGGATTCGAAGTGGTTGAGGTCGCTGGGTTCGCGTCACCTGAAGAGCCTAACTCGGATGCCTTGGCACTCAGCAGAGCAGAGTCGGTAAGAGCAGCCTTGATTGAACGCAGCGGTCTACCGGCAGATCGATTTACTGTCGTTGCTTCTGCGGCACCGACGATCGCCGTTGGCACTGACAACCAAGGCAAAGTAACAGTCACGCCTCTTTTCGCATTCGGAAATCCAGAAGTTATAGCGCCCATAGGAAGATCGGACACCACTCTGGGCCTTTCTCCGAACGGGCGTTTTGCGCTGGTTGGGCAATCGCCGCGTATCTTTGATTTGGCAACTGGCCGGGTGCGTGCGCAATTGGGCCGGGGCATATACCCACGGTTCTCCCCCAATGGCCGTTTGATCGCGATGAAGTCTGCATGGGAAGAGACCGGTGGGCACGTATCGCGGGGACTTTACATATATGACTCTGTTACAGGCTTGCGCGTACATTCAATCGAACTCGATACTCAGAATATCGACAGCGGCAGCTATGCCTGGTCGCCCGATTCCACGGCATTGGTGTTCGTAGATGATGGCGGCGCGATCATGCGTTATGATCTGGCCACTCGCAAGCTTTCATGGGTGACGCGAGCTTTTGAGAGTTACATCTCTGCCCGGGTTGGCTGGTCGCCCGATGGCAAAACGATAGCCGTCGGATATTCCAAAGCCGACTATGTGGCTCTGCTCGATGGGGAAACGGGAGCGCTGCTTAATCAGCTAAAAGGTGGGTCATGGGTCAGGGCAATGGCTTGGTCCCCGGATGGCAAGTACGTCTATTCGGCCGATGATCAGTACATCCTATACCGCTGGGATGTCGCGACAGGTAATCGTGTTCAGATGCGATTGCCCTTGCATCCCAACCGTACTCTCGAGATTGATCCATCTGGAAAATTCGCCTTTCTCCACGTTGGCAGCCGGAGTTCTGAAACCGAAGACACCCTACAACTTCTAAAGATCGACCTGCAGGCGATGGAGATAGCTGACAGCCTGCCGCTCGATCGGCAGAGCTTTGCATTTTCCCATGACGGCAAACATGTCTTGCTTGGGCGTGATGAGATAGAACTGTGGCAAGCCGACAAGCTTGAGCTGGCACAAAGTATGCCCCTGCCGTCAACAGGGCTGGATTTTAGTATTGCCCCGGATGGCTGCGCATGCATCGCGACTAAAGATGCCGACGGCGTTCATGTCTGGGATGCTTCCACTGGACGCAAACGACATCGCTTCGCAGAATTGGCTGAGAGCCTTGTTGCCAACCCCAGCGACGGATCGATGATTGGGTTGGTGGAAGAGCGTCTGATCAGATTCGATCTGACCGATTTCACGACGGAAGATCTTGGACCGGCGTTTCAGGGATTGGGCACACCTCAATTGGTGCGGGTCGACGGAGATATACTGGCCATTGGCGGGATACGGGGAGAAGGCATCGATGAAGCGGTAGTCGAGGTTAAGAACCTGCGAAACACGCGGCTCGTCAAGCGGATCACCTTTCCAGTTGTGACCGAAGCGAGGCGTTTTGGCGGCACGTACCGGGCGAAGATCGTCGACTTGGATCTAGATAACGAGCGCAGGCAAGTTGTCGCTGTCACGCGCTGGCGTGAACACATCAAATATGCGGACAGGACAGCTCAGGAAGCCAGGGTTTTCGATATCGACGATGGATCGCTGGCATTCAGCATGAGGCCCAATAGAGAGATCGACTCTGCTCGATTTGCCAACCGCGATGGCAAGGACGGTTTCATCATATCGCGCGGCCCATTTGCCAATTTTTATGACGCCGCTGGACAGTATGTTTCGCGGTTTGATCGCGGCGAGAACAAGCAGCGCTTTTCGCGAAATGGGCAGGAGTTCACGCTTGTTAGAGTTGGGACCGGAACGCTTGAAGTAGATTGGTTGAGTGACAAGAAGCCGCCAATTCGCGTCGATGTGGGAGATAACCTTCTGGATTATCACGCTATTCCAGACCTTAACCTGCTTGTCTCTACGCGCAAGGATAACAGTTTCACGTTCCACGACCTGCAAACGGGGGAACTGGCTTTAACCATCGCTGCTTTGCGTGGCTCGGAATGGCTGGCCTATTCGCCAAGCGGTCTATACGCCGCATCGCTTGAAGGGGCTAAGAGTGCCAGTCTGTCGTTCGGATCATTGGTCCGTCCACTCGAAGCCTACAACCGTAGCTTAGAATCGCGCGAATTCGTGGCTGAAAAACTTGCAAGCGTTCGCAGCGGCGAAACCGGCAATTTCATAGCAGCTGCTGAAGTCAGGGCGCGTTCAAGCGCGTACACGGCTCCCTTTATTCTCTCGGCCGCGAGCGCGATACCGCCAAGGGTTTCCAGCGAGACAATTAAACTGGCATACAAGCTAGACATTGCCGAAGAGGGCGAGGCAGAACCGGTTATCGAATTCTGGATCAATGGCCGCGTGCTGCCGCCCGAAAATGTGGCCGGCAAGGTAGGACCGGATGGCACATTCAACCGCTCTTTCCAACTGGCGCCAGGCAACAATACCATCCTGGCGCAGATACTTTACCGCGGTGCCAGATTTGAACCGGTAAGCGTTTCCGTGACGTATCAAGCGGATCAGGCAAGCATGGCAAGGCGCGCTGCGGAAAAGCCGAAACTGTTCTTCCTAGGCGTAGGAATATCAGACTATCTTGAGGACGAAGCGGACCTGAATTTCGCAGATAAAGACGTAACTGAAGTCGCGAAGATGCTCGAGCGGCAAGAAGGCCTTGTGTTCAGTGAAGTCCGTCAACTGATCCTGACCAATGCAGATGCGAAGAAGGACGATATTGAAGAGCGCGGGATATACGAATTCCTAGACTATGCCTCACCCAATGATGTGATCATCATTTATCTCGCCGGTCATGGGGCGCAGCATCGCAATGGTGAATTGTTCCTGATGACGCATGAATCCGATTTCGACCGGCCATTTACCGGTTTCAAAATGTCGATCTTTGCGGATTACCTCAGGCGCAGGCCGCAATCACAAAAGGCGATTCTGTTCATGGACATGTGTCGTTCGGGTACGTTGCAGTTCATCAATCAAGGCGCACGCACAACCACTTTGGGCGGCGCATCTCAAGTGACAGCGGAAGACGTCGCGGTTCAGTTGGATGGCAGCGGGACGATCGTGTTCTCCGCGTCAACTGGCGCTGCGCCAGCTTATGAAGCCCCTGACTATGGGAATGGCGGCCACGGCGCGTTTACCGCCGCAGTCCTTGAGGCGCTGGAAGGCCGGGCAGACGGGCTTGCTGGTGGTCGCAACGCGCAAGCGAACGGTTTTGTGGATGTAAAGGAACTTGAGAACTATGTGGTCTCAAGAGTGCCGGAATTGACGGGAGCCAAGAATCAGCAGCCAAAAATTCTGGCAGCAGTTAACGTCGATCCCTACGCTTTGACGGCAGCCGAGTAG
- a CDS encoding DUF3703 domain-containing protein, translating to MTNPNHARITAFLESEYASARNAANTGKIEDAWQHLERAHIVAQGMLVPHLYSHWRMLVLAAKTRDGREILGQLMRVALAPLGNLTGRLPIGNTGRSDVSAFAHMDIPDDLRAMLSMGQR from the coding sequence ATGACCAATCCCAATCACGCTCGCATCACTGCGTTTCTCGAAAGCGAATATGCTAGCGCGCGCAATGCAGCCAACACTGGGAAAATCGAAGATGCATGGCAACATTTGGAGCGAGCGCATATTGTCGCTCAAGGGATGCTAGTGCCGCACCTCTATTCCCATTGGCGCATGCTTGTCCTTGCAGCAAAGACACGGGACGGACGCGAGATTCTCGGTCAGCTGATGCGCGTAGCGCTCGCACCTCTTGGCAATCTGACGGGCCGTCTCCCGATCGGCAACACTGGTCGCTCCGATGTGAGCGCCTTCGCTCATATGGATATACCGGACGATCTTCGCGCTATGTTGAGCATGGGACAGCGCTGA
- a CDS encoding copper resistance protein B — protein MRLALLAGAALVAAPTAAQDHSAHGAQQTHESAPQTTEEVDHCAMGHLPPDQCPPNQEDAGHDAMDQAQMDHSQMDHSSHGSTQDKSAPGSAPESAVPDRAFEGPRHAADAIWGANTMAPSRKALARENGGMRTGMVMLERLEARIPVEGGEDGYLWDAQAFYGGDINRFVLKTEGEGEFGGALEEAELQALYSRAISPFFDFQAGVRFDPEPDTRGHFVIGVQGLAPYMFELDSALFLSDRGDLTARIEAEYDQRITQRMIVQTRVEIELAAQKIPERGLGEGITSVEPGVRLRYEIKREFAPYVGIEYEAALGETADIARAAGEDPDGVKILLGVRAWF, from the coding sequence ATGCGCTTGGCTTTGCTTGCAGGTGCGGCGCTCGTTGCCGCCCCCACTGCCGCGCAAGACCACTCGGCGCACGGCGCGCAGCAGACCCATGAATCCGCCCCACAGACGACGGAAGAGGTGGACCACTGCGCGATGGGACATCTGCCGCCCGACCAATGCCCGCCCAATCAAGAGGATGCAGGGCATGACGCGATGGACCAGGCGCAGATGGATCACTCGCAAATGGATCATAGCTCGCATGGCTCCACGCAGGACAAGTCGGCTCCGGGCTCTGCGCCCGAAAGCGCTGTCCCGGACCGCGCCTTCGAAGGGCCGCGCCATGCCGCAGACGCGATCTGGGGAGCCAATACAATGGCCCCGAGCCGCAAAGCACTCGCGCGTGAGAATGGCGGCATGCGCACAGGCATGGTGATGCTCGAACGTCTAGAAGCGCGCATACCTGTTGAAGGAGGCGAGGACGGCTATCTGTGGGACGCTCAAGCCTTCTATGGCGGCGACATCAACCGTTTCGTTCTAAAGACCGAAGGCGAAGGCGAGTTCGGCGGCGCGCTCGAAGAAGCAGAACTCCAGGCGCTCTACAGCCGAGCGATCAGTCCGTTTTTCGACTTTCAGGCAGGCGTTCGCTTCGACCCGGAACCAGATACCCGGGGCCACTTCGTCATCGGTGTCCAGGGCCTCGCACCTTACATGTTTGAGCTCGATTCCGCCCTGTTCTTGTCCGATCGCGGCGACCTGACTGCAAGGATAGAGGCAGAATATGACCAGCGCATCACCCAGCGGATGATCGTTCAGACACGCGTAGAAATCGAACTCGCCGCGCAGAAAATTCCGGAACGTGGTCTCGGCGAAGGGATCACGTCGGTCGAGCCCGGGGTGCGCTTACGCTACGAGATTAAGCGCGAATTCGCGCCTTATGTCGGGATCGAATATGAGGCTGCACTTGGAGAGACCGCCGACATTGCGCGCGCCGCTGGCGAGGACCCGGATGGAGTCAAAATACTACTCGGAGTCCGAGCGTGGTTTTGA
- a CDS encoding copper resistance system multicopper oxidase yields MTLNSSRRAFISSTAALAAAAAVPMPAWARGGSLAHAQKGFGELSGEDINLSIGNAHFMTGGRSGHAFAVNGTVPGPLIRLREGQDIRLHVTNNLDEDSSIHWHGLLLPFQFDGVPGVSFPGIKPGESFTYEFPVRQNGTYWWHSHSGLQEQAGHYGPIIIESADPDPRYDRDYVVLLSEFTPIHPHQIMRLLKVGEHYFQRQMQTASEGDMSGEMRRMWGQMRMNPRDISDVTGTTYTYLINGHGPSDNLQLAFRPGERVRLRVINGSAMSFFNVRIPGVPMTVIQADGQDVDEVEVDEFQIGVAETYDVIVAPSDGSHAIVAEAMDRSGMGVASLTSHRGHIATPPALRETPTLTMTDMGMMDHAAMGHDMGAMGGMDHDMRDTSKLPDDVTVGPGIDMVAPMPTDRMDFPGLGLDKVQHRVLRYTDLKARHMNPHREVDREMEIHLTGNMERYMWSFDGKKFTRVTDDPIRFGYNERVRVKLVNHTMMAHPIHLHGHFFEMVNGADHMHQPLKHTMVVQPGGTATFDLTANEPGDWAFHCHLLYHMHAGMMQVVTVRPFPEGALS; encoded by the coding sequence ATGACTCTCAATTCATCCCGCCGCGCCTTCATTTCAAGCACCGCCGCTCTTGCTGCCGCTGCCGCAGTTCCCATGCCTGCATGGGCGCGGGGAGGCTCGCTAGCCCACGCGCAAAAGGGCTTTGGCGAGCTTTCCGGTGAGGACATCAATCTCTCGATAGGGAATGCGCATTTCATGACCGGTGGCCGTTCGGGCCATGCCTTCGCGGTGAATGGCACCGTGCCGGGGCCGCTGATCCGATTGCGCGAAGGGCAGGACATCCGCCTGCACGTAACCAACAATCTCGACGAGGACAGCTCGATCCACTGGCATGGCCTGCTGCTCCCGTTCCAATTTGACGGCGTACCCGGTGTCAGCTTCCCCGGTATCAAGCCCGGCGAGAGCTTCACCTACGAATTCCCCGTAAGGCAGAACGGCACCTATTGGTGGCACAGCCATTCTGGGCTTCAGGAACAGGCGGGGCACTATGGCCCGATCATCATCGAAAGCGCCGATCCCGACCCTCGTTATGACCGCGACTATGTGGTGCTCCTCTCGGAGTTCACTCCGATCCACCCGCACCAGATCATGCGTTTACTGAAGGTCGGCGAGCACTACTTCCAGCGCCAAATGCAGACCGCCAGCGAAGGCGACATGTCGGGCGAGATGCGCCGCATGTGGGGACAGATGCGGATGAACCCGCGCGACATCTCCGACGTGACCGGAACGACATACACCTATCTTATCAATGGTCACGGCCCTTCCGACAACCTCCAGCTTGCCTTCCGTCCCGGTGAGCGCGTGCGGCTGCGCGTGATCAATGGCAGCGCAATGAGTTTCTTCAATGTCCGCATCCCCGGCGTGCCGATGACGGTCATCCAGGCCGACGGTCAGGACGTGGACGAGGTCGAGGTGGACGAGTTCCAGATCGGTGTTGCGGAAACCTATGACGTGATCGTTGCGCCCTCCGATGGCAGCCACGCGATAGTCGCCGAGGCCATGGACCGCAGCGGCATGGGGGTTGCAAGCCTCACCAGCCATAGGGGCCATATCGCAACGCCGCCCGCTTTGCGCGAGACTCCGACGCTGACCATGACCGACATGGGCATGATGGATCACGCTGCCATGGGTCACGATATGGGCGCGATGGGCGGTATGGATCACGACATGCGGGACACCTCAAAACTGCCCGATGACGTGACGGTTGGGCCCGGTATCGACATGGTTGCACCGATGCCAACGGACCGCATGGACTTCCCCGGCCTCGGCCTCGACAAGGTGCAGCACCGCGTGCTGCGCTACACCGACCTTAAGGCTAGGCACATGAACCCGCACCGCGAAGTGGACCGCGAGATGGAGATCCATCTCACCGGAAACATGGAACGCTATATGTGGAGCTTCGATGGCAAGAAGTTTACCCGCGTCACCGATGACCCGATCCGCTTCGGCTACAATGAGCGGGTGCGCGTGAAGCTGGTCAACCACACCATGATGGCGCATCCGATCCACCTGCACGGTCATTTCTTCGAGATGGTCAATGGCGCGGATCACATGCACCAGCCCTTGAAGCACACGATGGTCGTGCAGCCGGGCGGCACCGCGACCTTCGACCTGACTGCAAACGAGCCGGGCGACTGGGCCTTTCACTGCCATCTGCTTTACCACATGCATGCCGGCATGATGCAGGTCGTCACCGTGCGTCCGTTCCCTGAAGGCGCCCTGTCCTGA
- a CDS encoding metal-sensitive transcriptional regulator, with amino-acid sequence MKGADKIKRLNRIAGQVRGVAQMVEDDRYCMDILNQIAAIKSALAKVESQVLKDHAACCVAEAIASGDEAEQREKFEELVELLERTRK; translated from the coding sequence ATGAAAGGTGCTGACAAAATCAAACGATTGAATCGCATTGCAGGCCAAGTGCGCGGTGTTGCGCAAATGGTCGAAGACGACCGCTATTGCATGGATATCTTGAACCAGATTGCTGCAATCAAATCGGCTCTGGCGAAGGTTGAAAGCCAAGTGCTCAAGGATCACGCCGCCTGCTGTGTCGCGGAAGCCATTGCCAGCGGAGATGAGGCGGAACAGCGCGAGAAGTTCGAGGAACTGGTCGAGCTGCTCGAACGCACCCGCAAATAG